A genomic window from Thunnus maccoyii chromosome 2, fThuMac1.1, whole genome shotgun sequence includes:
- the si:zfos-323e3.4 gene encoding volume-regulated anion channel subunit LRRC8C isoform X2 — translation MFLIDFGQQWMSTAQRNTIYIRLCIHAQYLELTQDKIACLPSPFTSPTPEVIDCSHIRTYGENETWEHMLVKPVSPIVREVFGRKNNLDIHQYVFVNHYCYERFVHWYAKYFPYLVVIHTMIFMVASSFWFKFPGTSSKIELFVTILGKCFDSPWTTRALSEVSEERGEEKLVSWRRDTMSKDSTERRAEEEETVGLLRSSSVKSNPEKKSPEPQSAASVLDKKEGEQAKALFEKVKKFRTHVEEADLLYRMYVQQTSLKVFKFVLIIIYTAALVPNIEIVVRCLVPPELTGFDIYCCNHNKAHLFSKLAYCYICFVGVYGLLCIYTLYWLFHRPLKEYSFEQVRLETGINDIPDVKNDFAFLLYLVDQYDALYSKRFAVFLSEVSESRLHQLNLNYEWTAKKLRTRLAKNTNDRLELHLLMLPGLPDTIFEIPEVQSLKLEQVKNVTISPSVAKLDSLQELSLIYCPAKLQLPALNHLKEHLKVLCLAFESLEEVPLWMYSLHGLEELHLNGPLSIEVSRNATLDSLRELKALRVLTLRSNLTKIPPSVADVASQLQRLCIHNEGSKLQAFSSLKKLTNLVSLELVGCGLERIPSAVFSLNNLQELDLKDNKLTTVEEILSLQHCRRLVTLRLWHNKITYIPDHISKLHTLETLDISWNKLRKLPSRLFYCTKLRHLDVSHNQLTTLPPEVGILQSLQFFSVAFNSLETLPEELFSCKRLKTLALGNNCLSYLSSRVANLAQLVRLEIKGNRLESLPEEIGDCPLLSLNGLIVEDSLLNLLPSDVRSRLNNG, via the exons atgtttttaatcgattttggacaacaatggatgtctacagcacagaggaatacgatatatatcaggctttgtaTACATGCACAATACTTGgaa CTCACCCAGGACAAGATTGCTTGCCTGCCCAGTCCCTTCACCAGCCCAACACCCGAGGTAATCGACTGCAGCCACATCCGGACTTACGGGGAGAACGAGACGTGGGAGCACATGCTGGTCAAACCTGTGAGCCCCATTGTGCGGGAGGTGTTTGGCCGCAAGAACAATCTGGACATCCACCAGTACGTGTTTGTCAACCACTACTGCTACGAGAGATTTGTGCACTGGTATGCAAAGTACTTCCCCTACCTTGTCGTGATCCACACTATGATCTTCATGGTAGCAAGCAGCTTTTGGTTCAAGTTCCCCGGGACATCCTCTAAAATTGAACTCTTTGTCACCATTCTTGGGAAGTGCTTTGATTCACCTTGGACCACGAGGGCCTTGAGTGAAGTTTctgaggaaagaggagaggagaaattaGTTAGTTGGAGGAGGGATACCATGTCAAAAGACTCCACAGAGCGacgagcagaggaggaggagactgtAGGGCTTCTTCGGTCCTCCTCTGTAAAGTCTAATCCAGAAAAGAAAAGTCCAGAGCCTCAGTCGGCCGCCTCCGTCTTGGATAAAAAGGAAGGCGAGCAAGCCAAGGCTCTGtttgaaaaggtgaaaaagttCAGAACTCATGTAGAGGAGGCGGACCTCTTGTATCGCATGTATGTGCAACAAACATCACTTAAAGTCttcaagtttgttttaatcattaTCTACACCGCAGCGCTGGTTCCAAACATCGAGATAGTGGTGCGCTGTTTGGTTCCTCCTGAACTGACTGGTTTTGATATCTATTGCTGCAACCACAACAAAGCCCATCTTTTCTCCAAGCTTGCCTACTGCTATATCTGCTTTGTGGGAGTGTATGGACTTCTGTGCATCTACACCCTCTACTGGCTGTTCCATCGACCTCTGAAGGAGTACTCCTTCGAGCAAGTCAGACTGGAGACGGGGATTAACGACATACCGGATGTGAAAAATGACTTTGCGTTCCTCCTGTACCTCGTGGACCAATATGATGCTCTCTACTCTAAAAGATTTGCCGTCTTTCTCTCTGAGGTCAGCGAGAGCCGTCTCCATCAGCTCAACCTCAACTATGAGTGGACCGCCAAAAAGCTGCGTACCCGTCTGGCCAAGAATACAAATGACCGGTTGGAGCTCCACCTGTTAATGTTGCCGGGGCTTCCGGACACAATCTTTGAGATTCCTGAGGTGCAATCACTCAAATTGGAGCAAGTTAAAAATGTCACCATCTCACCCAGTGTGGCGAAGCTAGACTCTCTTCAGGAGTTATCACTGATTTACTGCCCTGCAAAGCTCCAGCTGCCTGCCCTGAACCATCTCAAGGAACATTTAAAGGTCCTTTGTCTAGCTTTTGAAAGTTTAGAAGAGGTGCCTTTGTGGATGTACAGCCTGCATGGGCTAGAAGAGTTACATCTGAATGGTCCATTATCCATTGAAGTGTCCCGGAACGCCACTCTGGACTCCCTTCGAGAGCTTAAAGCTCTGAGAGTCCTCACTCTCCGCTCCAACCTCACAAAGATCCCACCCTCTGTAGCAGATGTTGCGTCGCAGCTGCAGCGTTTGTGCATCCATAACGAAGGCAGCAAGCTCCAAGCTTTCAGCAGCCTGAAGAAGTTAACCAACCTAGTCTCACTGGAGTTAGTGGGCTGTGGTTTGGAGCGCATCCCGAGTGCTGTCTTCAGCCTGAACAATCTGCAGGAGTTGGACCTTAAAGATAACAAACTTACCACTGTGGAGGAGATTCTTAGTCTACAGCACTGCCGGCGTCTGGTGACACTACGACTGTGGCACAACAAAATCACGTACATTCCTGATCATATCAGTAAACTCCATACCCTGGAGACTCTGGACATCAGCTGGAACAAGCTACGAAAGCTTCCCTCTCGACTGTTCTACTGCACCAAGCTCAGGCACCTCGATGTCTCCCACAACCAGCTCACCACACTCCCTCCTGAGGTGGGCATCCTGCAGAGCCTCCAGTTCTTCTCCGTTGCGTTCAACTCTTTAGAGACACTACCAGAGGAGCTGTTCTCCTGTAAAAGGCTAAAGACGCTGGCTCTCGGAAACAACTGCTTGTCGTATCTTAGCTCCAGAGTGGCCAACCTGGCTCAGCTGGTCCGCCTGGAGATTAAAGGGAACCGTCTGGAGTCTTTACCTGAGGAGATAGGGGACTGTCCCCTGCTGTCTCTCAATGGGTTGATAGTAGAGGACAGCCTGCTGAATCTGCTGCCATCAGACGTACGCAGCAGGTTGAATAATGGGTGA
- the si:zfos-323e3.4 gene encoding volume-regulated anion channel subunit LRRC8C isoform X1 yields MIPVGEFRNLGIEQTSQYRVLKPWWDVFSEYLCVAMLMIGVFGCTLQLTQDKIACLPSPFTSPTPEVIDCSHIRTYGENETWEHMLVKPVSPIVREVFGRKNNLDIHQYVFVNHYCYERFVHWYAKYFPYLVVIHTMIFMVASSFWFKFPGTSSKIELFVTILGKCFDSPWTTRALSEVSEERGEEKLVSWRRDTMSKDSTERRAEEEETVGLLRSSSVKSNPEKKSPEPQSAASVLDKKEGEQAKALFEKVKKFRTHVEEADLLYRMYVQQTSLKVFKFVLIIIYTAALVPNIEIVVRCLVPPELTGFDIYCCNHNKAHLFSKLAYCYICFVGVYGLLCIYTLYWLFHRPLKEYSFEQVRLETGINDIPDVKNDFAFLLYLVDQYDALYSKRFAVFLSEVSESRLHQLNLNYEWTAKKLRTRLAKNTNDRLELHLLMLPGLPDTIFEIPEVQSLKLEQVKNVTISPSVAKLDSLQELSLIYCPAKLQLPALNHLKEHLKVLCLAFESLEEVPLWMYSLHGLEELHLNGPLSIEVSRNATLDSLRELKALRVLTLRSNLTKIPPSVADVASQLQRLCIHNEGSKLQAFSSLKKLTNLVSLELVGCGLERIPSAVFSLNNLQELDLKDNKLTTVEEILSLQHCRRLVTLRLWHNKITYIPDHISKLHTLETLDISWNKLRKLPSRLFYCTKLRHLDVSHNQLTTLPPEVGILQSLQFFSVAFNSLETLPEELFSCKRLKTLALGNNCLSYLSSRVANLAQLVRLEIKGNRLESLPEEIGDCPLLSLNGLIVEDSLLNLLPSDVRSRLNNG; encoded by the exons ATGATCCCAGTGGGTGAATTCAGAAACCTCGGCATAGAGCAGACCTCACAGTATCGGGTCCTGAAACCATGGTGGGATGTTTTCTCAGAGTACCTGTGTGTTGCCATGCTTATGATTGGAGTCTTTGGGTGCACCTTGCAG CTCACCCAGGACAAGATTGCTTGCCTGCCCAGTCCCTTCACCAGCCCAACACCCGAGGTAATCGACTGCAGCCACATCCGGACTTACGGGGAGAACGAGACGTGGGAGCACATGCTGGTCAAACCTGTGAGCCCCATTGTGCGGGAGGTGTTTGGCCGCAAGAACAATCTGGACATCCACCAGTACGTGTTTGTCAACCACTACTGCTACGAGAGATTTGTGCACTGGTATGCAAAGTACTTCCCCTACCTTGTCGTGATCCACACTATGATCTTCATGGTAGCAAGCAGCTTTTGGTTCAAGTTCCCCGGGACATCCTCTAAAATTGAACTCTTTGTCACCATTCTTGGGAAGTGCTTTGATTCACCTTGGACCACGAGGGCCTTGAGTGAAGTTTctgaggaaagaggagaggagaaattaGTTAGTTGGAGGAGGGATACCATGTCAAAAGACTCCACAGAGCGacgagcagaggaggaggagactgtAGGGCTTCTTCGGTCCTCCTCTGTAAAGTCTAATCCAGAAAAGAAAAGTCCAGAGCCTCAGTCGGCCGCCTCCGTCTTGGATAAAAAGGAAGGCGAGCAAGCCAAGGCTCTGtttgaaaaggtgaaaaagttCAGAACTCATGTAGAGGAGGCGGACCTCTTGTATCGCATGTATGTGCAACAAACATCACTTAAAGTCttcaagtttgttttaatcattaTCTACACCGCAGCGCTGGTTCCAAACATCGAGATAGTGGTGCGCTGTTTGGTTCCTCCTGAACTGACTGGTTTTGATATCTATTGCTGCAACCACAACAAAGCCCATCTTTTCTCCAAGCTTGCCTACTGCTATATCTGCTTTGTGGGAGTGTATGGACTTCTGTGCATCTACACCCTCTACTGGCTGTTCCATCGACCTCTGAAGGAGTACTCCTTCGAGCAAGTCAGACTGGAGACGGGGATTAACGACATACCGGATGTGAAAAATGACTTTGCGTTCCTCCTGTACCTCGTGGACCAATATGATGCTCTCTACTCTAAAAGATTTGCCGTCTTTCTCTCTGAGGTCAGCGAGAGCCGTCTCCATCAGCTCAACCTCAACTATGAGTGGACCGCCAAAAAGCTGCGTACCCGTCTGGCCAAGAATACAAATGACCGGTTGGAGCTCCACCTGTTAATGTTGCCGGGGCTTCCGGACACAATCTTTGAGATTCCTGAGGTGCAATCACTCAAATTGGAGCAAGTTAAAAATGTCACCATCTCACCCAGTGTGGCGAAGCTAGACTCTCTTCAGGAGTTATCACTGATTTACTGCCCTGCAAAGCTCCAGCTGCCTGCCCTGAACCATCTCAAGGAACATTTAAAGGTCCTTTGTCTAGCTTTTGAAAGTTTAGAAGAGGTGCCTTTGTGGATGTACAGCCTGCATGGGCTAGAAGAGTTACATCTGAATGGTCCATTATCCATTGAAGTGTCCCGGAACGCCACTCTGGACTCCCTTCGAGAGCTTAAAGCTCTGAGAGTCCTCACTCTCCGCTCCAACCTCACAAAGATCCCACCCTCTGTAGCAGATGTTGCGTCGCAGCTGCAGCGTTTGTGCATCCATAACGAAGGCAGCAAGCTCCAAGCTTTCAGCAGCCTGAAGAAGTTAACCAACCTAGTCTCACTGGAGTTAGTGGGCTGTGGTTTGGAGCGCATCCCGAGTGCTGTCTTCAGCCTGAACAATCTGCAGGAGTTGGACCTTAAAGATAACAAACTTACCACTGTGGAGGAGATTCTTAGTCTACAGCACTGCCGGCGTCTGGTGACACTACGACTGTGGCACAACAAAATCACGTACATTCCTGATCATATCAGTAAACTCCATACCCTGGAGACTCTGGACATCAGCTGGAACAAGCTACGAAAGCTTCCCTCTCGACTGTTCTACTGCACCAAGCTCAGGCACCTCGATGTCTCCCACAACCAGCTCACCACACTCCCTCCTGAGGTGGGCATCCTGCAGAGCCTCCAGTTCTTCTCCGTTGCGTTCAACTCTTTAGAGACACTACCAGAGGAGCTGTTCTCCTGTAAAAGGCTAAAGACGCTGGCTCTCGGAAACAACTGCTTGTCGTATCTTAGCTCCAGAGTGGCCAACCTGGCTCAGCTGGTCCGCCTGGAGATTAAAGGGAACCGTCTGGAGTCTTTACCTGAGGAGATAGGGGACTGTCCCCTGCTGTCTCTCAATGGGTTGATAGTAGAGGACAGCCTGCTGAATCTGCTGCCATCAGACGTACGCAGCAGGTTGAATAATGGGTGA
- the si:zfos-323e3.4 gene encoding volume-regulated anion channel subunit LRRC8C isoform X4, translating to MLTQDKIACLPSPFTSPTPEVIDCSHIRTYGENETWEHMLVKPVSPIVREVFGRKNNLDIHQYVFVNHYCYERFVHWYAKYFPYLVVIHTMIFMVASSFWFKFPGTSSKIELFVTILGKCFDSPWTTRALSEVSEERGEEKLVSWRRDTMSKDSTERRAEEEETVGLLRSSSVKSNPEKKSPEPQSAASVLDKKEGEQAKALFEKVKKFRTHVEEADLLYRMYVQQTSLKVFKFVLIIIYTAALVPNIEIVVRCLVPPELTGFDIYCCNHNKAHLFSKLAYCYICFVGVYGLLCIYTLYWLFHRPLKEYSFEQVRLETGINDIPDVKNDFAFLLYLVDQYDALYSKRFAVFLSEVSESRLHQLNLNYEWTAKKLRTRLAKNTNDRLELHLLMLPGLPDTIFEIPEVQSLKLEQVKNVTISPSVAKLDSLQELSLIYCPAKLQLPALNHLKEHLKVLCLAFESLEEVPLWMYSLHGLEELHLNGPLSIEVSRNATLDSLRELKALRVLTLRSNLTKIPPSVADVASQLQRLCIHNEGSKLQAFSSLKKLTNLVSLELVGCGLERIPSAVFSLNNLQELDLKDNKLTTVEEILSLQHCRRLVTLRLWHNKITYIPDHISKLHTLETLDISWNKLRKLPSRLFYCTKLRHLDVSHNQLTTLPPEVGILQSLQFFSVAFNSLETLPEELFSCKRLKTLALGNNCLSYLSSRVANLAQLVRLEIKGNRLESLPEEIGDCPLLSLNGLIVEDSLLNLLPSDVRSRLNNG from the exons ATG CTCACCCAGGACAAGATTGCTTGCCTGCCCAGTCCCTTCACCAGCCCAACACCCGAGGTAATCGACTGCAGCCACATCCGGACTTACGGGGAGAACGAGACGTGGGAGCACATGCTGGTCAAACCTGTGAGCCCCATTGTGCGGGAGGTGTTTGGCCGCAAGAACAATCTGGACATCCACCAGTACGTGTTTGTCAACCACTACTGCTACGAGAGATTTGTGCACTGGTATGCAAAGTACTTCCCCTACCTTGTCGTGATCCACACTATGATCTTCATGGTAGCAAGCAGCTTTTGGTTCAAGTTCCCCGGGACATCCTCTAAAATTGAACTCTTTGTCACCATTCTTGGGAAGTGCTTTGATTCACCTTGGACCACGAGGGCCTTGAGTGAAGTTTctgaggaaagaggagaggagaaattaGTTAGTTGGAGGAGGGATACCATGTCAAAAGACTCCACAGAGCGacgagcagaggaggaggagactgtAGGGCTTCTTCGGTCCTCCTCTGTAAAGTCTAATCCAGAAAAGAAAAGTCCAGAGCCTCAGTCGGCCGCCTCCGTCTTGGATAAAAAGGAAGGCGAGCAAGCCAAGGCTCTGtttgaaaaggtgaaaaagttCAGAACTCATGTAGAGGAGGCGGACCTCTTGTATCGCATGTATGTGCAACAAACATCACTTAAAGTCttcaagtttgttttaatcattaTCTACACCGCAGCGCTGGTTCCAAACATCGAGATAGTGGTGCGCTGTTTGGTTCCTCCTGAACTGACTGGTTTTGATATCTATTGCTGCAACCACAACAAAGCCCATCTTTTCTCCAAGCTTGCCTACTGCTATATCTGCTTTGTGGGAGTGTATGGACTTCTGTGCATCTACACCCTCTACTGGCTGTTCCATCGACCTCTGAAGGAGTACTCCTTCGAGCAAGTCAGACTGGAGACGGGGATTAACGACATACCGGATGTGAAAAATGACTTTGCGTTCCTCCTGTACCTCGTGGACCAATATGATGCTCTCTACTCTAAAAGATTTGCCGTCTTTCTCTCTGAGGTCAGCGAGAGCCGTCTCCATCAGCTCAACCTCAACTATGAGTGGACCGCCAAAAAGCTGCGTACCCGTCTGGCCAAGAATACAAATGACCGGTTGGAGCTCCACCTGTTAATGTTGCCGGGGCTTCCGGACACAATCTTTGAGATTCCTGAGGTGCAATCACTCAAATTGGAGCAAGTTAAAAATGTCACCATCTCACCCAGTGTGGCGAAGCTAGACTCTCTTCAGGAGTTATCACTGATTTACTGCCCTGCAAAGCTCCAGCTGCCTGCCCTGAACCATCTCAAGGAACATTTAAAGGTCCTTTGTCTAGCTTTTGAAAGTTTAGAAGAGGTGCCTTTGTGGATGTACAGCCTGCATGGGCTAGAAGAGTTACATCTGAATGGTCCATTATCCATTGAAGTGTCCCGGAACGCCACTCTGGACTCCCTTCGAGAGCTTAAAGCTCTGAGAGTCCTCACTCTCCGCTCCAACCTCACAAAGATCCCACCCTCTGTAGCAGATGTTGCGTCGCAGCTGCAGCGTTTGTGCATCCATAACGAAGGCAGCAAGCTCCAAGCTTTCAGCAGCCTGAAGAAGTTAACCAACCTAGTCTCACTGGAGTTAGTGGGCTGTGGTTTGGAGCGCATCCCGAGTGCTGTCTTCAGCCTGAACAATCTGCAGGAGTTGGACCTTAAAGATAACAAACTTACCACTGTGGAGGAGATTCTTAGTCTACAGCACTGCCGGCGTCTGGTGACACTACGACTGTGGCACAACAAAATCACGTACATTCCTGATCATATCAGTAAACTCCATACCCTGGAGACTCTGGACATCAGCTGGAACAAGCTACGAAAGCTTCCCTCTCGACTGTTCTACTGCACCAAGCTCAGGCACCTCGATGTCTCCCACAACCAGCTCACCACACTCCCTCCTGAGGTGGGCATCCTGCAGAGCCTCCAGTTCTTCTCCGTTGCGTTCAACTCTTTAGAGACACTACCAGAGGAGCTGTTCTCCTGTAAAAGGCTAAAGACGCTGGCTCTCGGAAACAACTGCTTGTCGTATCTTAGCTCCAGAGTGGCCAACCTGGCTCAGCTGGTCCGCCTGGAGATTAAAGGGAACCGTCTGGAGTCTTTACCTGAGGAGATAGGGGACTGTCCCCTGCTGTCTCTCAATGGGTTGATAGTAGAGGACAGCCTGCTGAATCTGCTGCCATCAGACGTACGCAGCAGGTTGAATAATGGGTGA
- the si:zfos-323e3.4 gene encoding volume-regulated anion channel subunit LRRC8C isoform X3, with amino-acid sequence MHSAVCLTRNCSLETLTQDKIACLPSPFTSPTPEVIDCSHIRTYGENETWEHMLVKPVSPIVREVFGRKNNLDIHQYVFVNHYCYERFVHWYAKYFPYLVVIHTMIFMVASSFWFKFPGTSSKIELFVTILGKCFDSPWTTRALSEVSEERGEEKLVSWRRDTMSKDSTERRAEEEETVGLLRSSSVKSNPEKKSPEPQSAASVLDKKEGEQAKALFEKVKKFRTHVEEADLLYRMYVQQTSLKVFKFVLIIIYTAALVPNIEIVVRCLVPPELTGFDIYCCNHNKAHLFSKLAYCYICFVGVYGLLCIYTLYWLFHRPLKEYSFEQVRLETGINDIPDVKNDFAFLLYLVDQYDALYSKRFAVFLSEVSESRLHQLNLNYEWTAKKLRTRLAKNTNDRLELHLLMLPGLPDTIFEIPEVQSLKLEQVKNVTISPSVAKLDSLQELSLIYCPAKLQLPALNHLKEHLKVLCLAFESLEEVPLWMYSLHGLEELHLNGPLSIEVSRNATLDSLRELKALRVLTLRSNLTKIPPSVADVASQLQRLCIHNEGSKLQAFSSLKKLTNLVSLELVGCGLERIPSAVFSLNNLQELDLKDNKLTTVEEILSLQHCRRLVTLRLWHNKITYIPDHISKLHTLETLDISWNKLRKLPSRLFYCTKLRHLDVSHNQLTTLPPEVGILQSLQFFSVAFNSLETLPEELFSCKRLKTLALGNNCLSYLSSRVANLAQLVRLEIKGNRLESLPEEIGDCPLLSLNGLIVEDSLLNLLPSDVRSRLNNG; translated from the exons ATGCACAGTGCCGTCTGCCTTACAAGGAACTGCTCTCTtgagact CTCACCCAGGACAAGATTGCTTGCCTGCCCAGTCCCTTCACCAGCCCAACACCCGAGGTAATCGACTGCAGCCACATCCGGACTTACGGGGAGAACGAGACGTGGGAGCACATGCTGGTCAAACCTGTGAGCCCCATTGTGCGGGAGGTGTTTGGCCGCAAGAACAATCTGGACATCCACCAGTACGTGTTTGTCAACCACTACTGCTACGAGAGATTTGTGCACTGGTATGCAAAGTACTTCCCCTACCTTGTCGTGATCCACACTATGATCTTCATGGTAGCAAGCAGCTTTTGGTTCAAGTTCCCCGGGACATCCTCTAAAATTGAACTCTTTGTCACCATTCTTGGGAAGTGCTTTGATTCACCTTGGACCACGAGGGCCTTGAGTGAAGTTTctgaggaaagaggagaggagaaattaGTTAGTTGGAGGAGGGATACCATGTCAAAAGACTCCACAGAGCGacgagcagaggaggaggagactgtAGGGCTTCTTCGGTCCTCCTCTGTAAAGTCTAATCCAGAAAAGAAAAGTCCAGAGCCTCAGTCGGCCGCCTCCGTCTTGGATAAAAAGGAAGGCGAGCAAGCCAAGGCTCTGtttgaaaaggtgaaaaagttCAGAACTCATGTAGAGGAGGCGGACCTCTTGTATCGCATGTATGTGCAACAAACATCACTTAAAGTCttcaagtttgttttaatcattaTCTACACCGCAGCGCTGGTTCCAAACATCGAGATAGTGGTGCGCTGTTTGGTTCCTCCTGAACTGACTGGTTTTGATATCTATTGCTGCAACCACAACAAAGCCCATCTTTTCTCCAAGCTTGCCTACTGCTATATCTGCTTTGTGGGAGTGTATGGACTTCTGTGCATCTACACCCTCTACTGGCTGTTCCATCGACCTCTGAAGGAGTACTCCTTCGAGCAAGTCAGACTGGAGACGGGGATTAACGACATACCGGATGTGAAAAATGACTTTGCGTTCCTCCTGTACCTCGTGGACCAATATGATGCTCTCTACTCTAAAAGATTTGCCGTCTTTCTCTCTGAGGTCAGCGAGAGCCGTCTCCATCAGCTCAACCTCAACTATGAGTGGACCGCCAAAAAGCTGCGTACCCGTCTGGCCAAGAATACAAATGACCGGTTGGAGCTCCACCTGTTAATGTTGCCGGGGCTTCCGGACACAATCTTTGAGATTCCTGAGGTGCAATCACTCAAATTGGAGCAAGTTAAAAATGTCACCATCTCACCCAGTGTGGCGAAGCTAGACTCTCTTCAGGAGTTATCACTGATTTACTGCCCTGCAAAGCTCCAGCTGCCTGCCCTGAACCATCTCAAGGAACATTTAAAGGTCCTTTGTCTAGCTTTTGAAAGTTTAGAAGAGGTGCCTTTGTGGATGTACAGCCTGCATGGGCTAGAAGAGTTACATCTGAATGGTCCATTATCCATTGAAGTGTCCCGGAACGCCACTCTGGACTCCCTTCGAGAGCTTAAAGCTCTGAGAGTCCTCACTCTCCGCTCCAACCTCACAAAGATCCCACCCTCTGTAGCAGATGTTGCGTCGCAGCTGCAGCGTTTGTGCATCCATAACGAAGGCAGCAAGCTCCAAGCTTTCAGCAGCCTGAAGAAGTTAACCAACCTAGTCTCACTGGAGTTAGTGGGCTGTGGTTTGGAGCGCATCCCGAGTGCTGTCTTCAGCCTGAACAATCTGCAGGAGTTGGACCTTAAAGATAACAAACTTACCACTGTGGAGGAGATTCTTAGTCTACAGCACTGCCGGCGTCTGGTGACACTACGACTGTGGCACAACAAAATCACGTACATTCCTGATCATATCAGTAAACTCCATACCCTGGAGACTCTGGACATCAGCTGGAACAAGCTACGAAAGCTTCCCTCTCGACTGTTCTACTGCACCAAGCTCAGGCACCTCGATGTCTCCCACAACCAGCTCACCACACTCCCTCCTGAGGTGGGCATCCTGCAGAGCCTCCAGTTCTTCTCCGTTGCGTTCAACTCTTTAGAGACACTACCAGAGGAGCTGTTCTCCTGTAAAAGGCTAAAGACGCTGGCTCTCGGAAACAACTGCTTGTCGTATCTTAGCTCCAGAGTGGCCAACCTGGCTCAGCTGGTCCGCCTGGAGATTAAAGGGAACCGTCTGGAGTCTTTACCTGAGGAGATAGGGGACTGTCCCCTGCTGTCTCTCAATGGGTTGATAGTAGAGGACAGCCTGCTGAATCTGCTGCCATCAGACGTACGCAGCAGGTTGAATAATGGGTGA